In a single window of the Melissococcus plutonius ATCC 35311 genome:
- a CDS encoding ROK family protein, whose amino-acid sequence MHYGAIEAGGTKFICTVANETLEFIDQISIPTTDPQETLSKVFNFFKPFSLISIGIGSFGPIDVNRSSTTYGYITSTPKVAWQNFNFLGKVKEHFNIPIAWTTDVNAAAYGEMHMGAGRNVNSCIYLTLGTGIGGGAVINGQLLQGFSHPEMGHITLKRQPSDQLVSTCPYHSDCLEGLASGPAIKKRRGIEGQNLKESDEIWLIEADYLAQALLDYTLILSPEKIILGGGVMKQDHLIKKIHVSLNKQLNGYVQLPPMEDYVVGCELKDDSGTYGCLLLAKEEAR is encoded by the coding sequence ATGCACTACGGAGCAATAGAAGCGGGTGGGACAAAATTTATTTGTACAGTTGCAAATGAAACATTAGAGTTTATTGATCAGATCAGCATACCAACGACCGATCCACAAGAAACTTTATCAAAAGTTTTTAATTTTTTTAAACCCTTCTCATTAATAAGTATAGGAATTGGTTCTTTTGGTCCAATAGATGTCAATAGAAGTTCTACTACTTATGGATACATTACTTCTACTCCAAAAGTAGCTTGGCAGAATTTCAATTTTTTAGGTAAAGTAAAAGAACATTTTAATATACCAATCGCTTGGACGACAGACGTAAACGCTGCAGCCTATGGAGAAATGCATATGGGAGCTGGGAGAAATGTCAATAGTTGTATTTATTTAACTTTAGGTACAGGTATAGGCGGTGGGGCGGTCATTAATGGTCAGCTTTTACAAGGGTTTAGTCATCCAGAAATGGGTCATATTACGCTTAAACGACAACCTAGTGATCAACTAGTCAGTACTTGCCCTTATCATTCAGATTGTCTAGAAGGATTAGCTTCAGGTCCTGCTATAAAAAAGCGCAGAGGGATTGAAGGTCAGAATCTAAAAGAATCAGATGAAATTTGGCTGATTGAAGCCGATTATCTAGCACAAGCTCTACTTGATTATACATTAATCTTATCGCCTGAAAAAATCATCTTGGGTGGTGGTGTAATGAAACAAGATCATCTGATCAAAAAGATACATGTATCGTTGAATAAACAACTAAATGGTTATGTTCAGTTACCACCTATGGAAGACTATGTTGTTGGTTGTGAATTAAAAGATGATAGTGGTACCTATGGCTGTTTATTACTTGCAAAAGAAGAAGCAAGATAA
- a CDS encoding sensor histidine kinase, whose amino-acid sequence MNKQLLNKKMLLNRLVKKYAFILVALILISLIGLSLNIYLQYKISGNEVVTDIAEMINHSIEEQYIEGHNILNELTNDQKKLTSLDRYMNTSISEYLNYSYTQEEKNGSYFFLPSQIQYYYTTNPNIESIMIVLNNYNEFYLSTKQNKGGQKIKGIPKLSNQFYLAYPITNLATLKVVGTFYIKFSSKGIINHLSQQYHSANVSAYIFSNTNHLLFYYNNLKGKKDTKNQMNLPFIEKQTTFINQKEKNNFCFINRLETKKHLTIFIAVTKKSILRHVLGGLQIVLIGSIILMGILLYLLFRTFTNYSRQVSTILYSMTKVSQGNIHTRIDEKNIQYELQDVASGINRMLDSMEQYIADIYKLKIKQQEANMRALQSQIHPHFLYNTLEYIRMYALSEGCEELAEVVYVFSALLRNTIDQTKTTTLEQELNFCEKYVFLYQMRYPNQITYKFELVPELKNLILPKFSIQPLIENYFVHGIDLTREDNAIRVWTNVDGPKVEIYIEDNGKGVTTDRLLMIQKKLMNHQGQLSDSIGIQNVNERLRIYFGSTFLMTIQQNREKGLTLKLCFEKEN is encoded by the coding sequence ATGAATAAACAACTCCTAAATAAAAAAATGTTATTGAATCGCTTAGTAAAAAAATATGCATTTATCCTGGTTGCTTTAATTTTAATTAGTCTGATCGGTTTGAGTTTAAACATCTATTTGCAATATAAAATAAGTGGAAATGAAGTAGTTACAGATATAGCTGAAATGATCAATCATTCTATCGAGGAACAATATATTGAAGGACATAATATTTTAAATGAATTAACAAATGATCAAAAAAAATTAACAAGCTTAGATAGATATATGAATACTTCTATTTCAGAATATTTGAATTACTCTTATACCCAAGAAGAAAAAAATGGGAGTTATTTCTTTTTACCTAGTCAAATACAGTACTATTATACAACCAATCCTAATATTGAATCTATTATGATTGTACTGAATAATTATAATGAATTTTATCTATCGACAAAACAAAATAAAGGTGGACAAAAGATCAAAGGAATACCAAAGTTGTCTAACCAATTTTACTTAGCTTATCCCATAACGAATCTAGCGACTTTAAAAGTGGTAGGAACCTTCTATATTAAATTCTCATCAAAAGGTATTATAAACCATTTAAGCCAGCAATATCATTCAGCAAATGTATCTGCCTATATTTTTTCAAATACAAATCATCTCCTGTTTTACTACAATAACCTAAAAGGAAAAAAAGATACGAAAAATCAAATGAATTTACCGTTTATTGAGAAACAAACAACGTTTATCAATCAAAAAGAAAAAAATAACTTTTGTTTTATTAATCGGTTAGAAACAAAAAAACATCTGACTATCTTTATAGCTGTCACAAAAAAAAGCATACTCCGGCATGTACTAGGTGGCTTACAGATTGTATTAATTGGAAGTATCATATTAATGGGTATTTTACTGTATTTGCTTTTTCGAACATTTACAAATTATTCTAGACAAGTATCGACAATTCTCTATTCAATGACCAAGGTTTCACAAGGAAATATTCATACACGAATTGATGAGAAAAATATCCAATATGAATTACAGGATGTAGCAAGTGGAATTAATAGAATGCTTGATAGCATGGAACAATATATAGCAGATATCTATAAACTAAAGATTAAACAACAAGAAGCGAATATGCGTGCTTTACAATCACAAATTCATCCACACTTTTTGTATAATACATTGGAATATATTCGAATGTATGCATTAAGCGAAGGTTGTGAAGAATTAGCAGAAGTAGTTTATGTTTTTTCAGCTCTTCTAAGAAATACTATTGACCAGACAAAAACAACAACATTGGAACAAGAACTAAATTTTTGTGAGAAATATGTGTTTCTTTATCAAATGCGTTATCCAAACCAGATTACTTATAAATTCGAATTAGTACCAGAACTTAAAAATTTAATATTACCTAAGTTTTCTATACAACCATTGATTGAAAACTACTTTGTTCATGGTATTGATCTTACTAGAGAGGATAATGCAATAAGGGTTTGGACAAATGTAGATGGTCCAAAAGTGGAAATTTATATTGAAGATAACGGGAAAGGGGTTACAACAGATAGATTACTTATGATTCAAAAAAAATTAATGAATCATCAAGGCCAGTTATCTGACTCAATTGGTATACAAAATGTTAATGAACGGTTACGTATCTATTTTGGTTCAACATTTTTAATGACAATTCAACAGAATAGAGAAAAAGGGTTAACTCTTAAACTTTGTTTTGAAAAGGAGAATTAA
- a CDS encoding GntR family transcriptional regulator has protein sequence MTPLYKKIIDDLLLEIKHGKLEVNEQLPTEKELAEIYHVSRITSKRALTELENMGIIYRVQGKGSYVKTREIHTKNTKKTARILFLIPFAKDLSLGNFSEGLLPVAKAHHYEVILSTPDFLLNKEAKEIMAEFNGMIYYAQNTKDFLMTLFELSIYHFPIIILDKKIYELPYPTIQSDNLSGGLLATNSLIQQGHQRIAYLFGEENTLPQSVKQRYLGYIQAIKTQQLPFYTHLEEKTSCLNQQTIDYFLGQNITGVICENDLVAIALIQQAKQIGVKIPEQLAVIGFDNIQASALIDPPLTTIAQNFQKMGHLAGEQLIHWIENHRNCQDQQIPIKLIIRGSTKEKKDENN, from the coding sequence ATGACACCCTTATACAAAAAAATTATCGATGATTTACTATTAGAAATTAAGCATGGAAAATTAGAAGTCAATGAACAATTACCGACAGAAAAGGAATTAGCAGAGATTTATCATGTTAGCCGCATTACTTCCAAACGGGCATTAACCGAATTAGAAAATATGGGAATCATTTATCGAGTTCAGGGAAAAGGCAGTTATGTAAAAACAAGGGAAATTCATACAAAAAATACTAAAAAAACAGCTCGTATTTTATTTTTGATTCCATTTGCTAAAGATTTATCTCTAGGTAATTTTAGTGAAGGTCTATTACCTGTTGCTAAAGCCCATCATTATGAAGTTATTTTATCTACACCAGATTTTTTATTAAACAAAGAAGCAAAGGAAATTATGGCAGAATTTAATGGCATGATTTATTATGCACAAAATACCAAGGATTTTTTAATGACTTTGTTTGAATTATCTATTTATCATTTTCCGATTATTATACTGGATAAAAAAATTTATGAACTTCCTTACCCAACCATTCAATCTGATAATCTTTCTGGTGGTTTACTCGCAACAAATTCTCTTATTCAACAAGGGCACCAACGGATTGCCTATTTATTTGGAGAAGAAAACACCCTCCCTCAATCAGTAAAGCAACGGTATTTAGGCTACATTCAAGCAATAAAAACACAGCAACTTCCTTTTTATACGCATTTAGAAGAAAAAACAAGTTGCTTAAACCAACAAACAATCGATTATTTTCTTGGACAGAATATTACTGGAGTAATTTGCGAAAATGATTTGGTTGCTATTGCTTTAATTCAGCAAGCAAAGCAAATAGGAGTAAAAATTCCTGAACAACTTGCTGTAATCGGTTTTGATAATATCCAAGCTTCTGCTTTGATTGATCCTCCACTAACAACTATTGCTCAGAATTTTCAAAAAATGGGTCATTTAGCTGGTGAACAACTTATTCATTGGATAGAGAATCATAGAAACTGTCAAGATCAACAAATTCCGATTAAATTAATCATAAGAGGGTCAACAAAGGAGAAAAAAGATGAGAACAACTGA
- the mltG gene encoding endolytic transglycosylase MltG: protein MADKNQNDRIPSFKEQTMRSLDKKSKNNKTVLSDNKIETNNQKVREEQSSEYLTEEQAKDYSDQKKTTSYNESEKINDFDHTYMQEKQLSIKNDHNENAGISKRKLRRREDGLVNKIVLIIISVLVLLISIFGITFYYYINAGLKPLDKTNTKLVQVYIPEGSSSKKIANILEESKIIKSGMVFNYYVKFKNMANFQAGYYQMAPSMQLDQISALLKEGGTAEPNQVGAGKVTIPEGYDINKIGDTLEKKTKFKKEDFLALMKNDKFFKQMHHKYPELLQSASEANNVRYKLEGYLFPATYAYYKKVTLEDFVEQMVKKTDDVMKTLKPAIQAKKMTNQQVLTLASLVEREGGKGEDRKKIAQVFYNRLTADIPLQSDISILYALNKQKEKISYDDLEVDSPYNLYKNVGYGPGPLDNPSEQSINAVLNPIKNDYMYFVADILTGKVYYSETYEEHQALVEKYVNKADKQ, encoded by the coding sequence TTGGCAGATAAAAACCAAAATGATCGTATTCCTTCATTTAAAGAACAAACTATGCGTTCATTAGATAAAAAATCAAAAAATAATAAAACTGTTCTTTCTGATAATAAGATTGAAACAAATAATCAGAAAGTTAGAGAAGAACAATCATCTGAGTATTTAACAGAAGAACAAGCTAAAGATTATTCAGATCAAAAAAAGACAACTTCTTATAATGAATCAGAAAAGATAAATGATTTCGATCATACATACATGCAAGAAAAACAGCTATCTATTAAAAATGATCATAATGAAAATGCAGGTATTTCAAAAAGAAAACTTCGTCGGAGGGAAGACGGATTAGTTAATAAAATTGTTTTAATCATTATTTCTGTTCTAGTTTTACTTATTTCCATTTTTGGTATTACTTTTTATTATTATATTAATGCTGGTTTAAAACCATTAGATAAAACAAATACAAAATTAGTGCAAGTTTATATTCCTGAGGGATCGTCAAGTAAAAAAATTGCGAATATTTTAGAAGAGAGTAAAATAATTAAAAGTGGTATGGTGTTTAATTATTATGTTAAATTCAAAAATATGGCTAATTTCCAAGCAGGCTATTATCAAATGGCACCTAGTATGCAATTAGATCAAATTAGTGCTCTATTAAAAGAAGGCGGTACTGCTGAACCAAATCAAGTTGGTGCAGGAAAAGTTACGATTCCAGAAGGTTATGACATCAATAAAATTGGTGATACTCTTGAAAAAAAGACAAAATTTAAAAAAGAAGATTTTTTAGCATTAATGAAAAATGACAAATTTTTTAAACAAATGCATCATAAATATCCTGAACTATTACAAAGTGCTTCTGAAGCAAATAATGTTCGTTATAAATTAGAAGGATATTTGTTTCCAGCAACCTATGCTTACTATAAAAAAGTAACTTTAGAAGATTTTGTTGAACAAATGGTTAAAAAAACCGATGATGTCATGAAAACATTAAAACCGGCTATTCAAGCAAAGAAAATGACTAATCAGCAAGTATTAACTTTAGCCTCTTTGGTTGAAAGAGAAGGAGGAAAAGGTGAAGATCGTAAAAAAATTGCACAAGTATTTTACAATCGATTGACAGCTGATATACCTCTTCAATCAGATATTTCCATTTTGTATGCTTTGAATAAGCAAAAAGAAAAGATTTCATATGATGATTTAGAAGTAGATTCACCGTATAATCTGTATAAAAATGTTGGTTATGGTCCTGGTCCATTAGATAATCCTAGTGAACAATCAATAAATGCTGTATTAAATCCGATTAAAAACGATTATATGTATTTTGTTGCAGATATTCTAACAGGAAAAGTTTATTATTCAGAGACATATGAAGAACATCAAGCATTAGTTGAGAAGTATGTGAATAAGGCAGACAAACAATGA
- a CDS encoding response regulator — MTEKTIHLIVTDITMPDIDGLTFIKTAQKNFSSFEFIILSGYQEFNFLKSGHQLGMINYLLKPVNRDELLTSVRKVKKQLDYRNQQAKKMNAI, encoded by the coding sequence ATGACAGAAAAAACAATTCATTTAATTGTGACAGATATAACCATGCCAGATATAGATGGTTTGACGTTCATTAAAACTGCTCAAAAAAATTTTTCATCCTTTGAATTTATAATATTATCTGGTTATCAAGAATTTAACTTTTTAAAAAGTGGGCATCAATTAGGGATGATCAATTATTTACTGAAACCGGTTAACAGAGATGAATTACTCACTAGTGTAAGAAAAGTAAAGAAACAATTAGACTATAGAAATCAACAAGCTAAAAAAATGAATGCTATTTAA
- a CDS encoding DUF1189 family protein translates to MNQLTLPFWLKLCIFFISIYPVFINLILNLLLTVFPAIIYSKLRFYQLSFIDCLKIVSYCSTIPIIISCILGFINPSFDNSWLIILISLFLFFPAIRSEPHYSLKS, encoded by the coding sequence TTGAACCAGCTAACATTGCCATTCTGGCTAAAATTATGTATCTTTTTTATTTCTATTTATCCAGTCTTTATTAATTTAATTTTAAATCTCTTATTAACTGTATTTCCTGCAATTATTTATAGTAAATTAAGATTTTATCAACTAAGCTTTATCGATTGTTTAAAAATTGTTTCTTATTGTTCAACTATTCCAATTATTATTAGTTGTATTCTTGGATTTATCAACCCATCATTTGATAATAGTTGGTTAATCATTTTGATAAGTCTCTTCTTATTCTTTCCTGCTATTAGAAGTGAACCACATTACTCCTTAAAGTCCTAA
- a CDS encoding HesB/YadR/YfhF family protein gives MKLRITPSAQEWFKREIDIPEGSGIRFYGKAYGKTPVFDGFSIAMSVEAPSHPMAEHVLEGITYFIEDTDDWFFNGYDLVVDYNQQKDEPDYQFIPEKK, from the coding sequence ATGAAATTAAGAATTACACCAAGTGCACAAGAATGGTTTAAAAGAGAAATCGACATACCTGAAGGCAGTGGCATCCGTTTCTATGGAAAAGCTTATGGAAAAACACCTGTTTTCGACGGATTTTCCATCGCTATGTCTGTGGAAGCACCCAGTCATCCAATGGCTGAGCATGTATTAGAAGGAATTACCTATTTTATTGAAGATACCGATGATTGGTTTTTCAATGGTTATGATTTGGTTGTTGATTATAATCAACAAAAAGATGAACCAGATTATCAATTTATTCCAGAAAAAAAATGA
- a CDS encoding NAD(P)-dependent oxidoreductase — protein MSWNKKKYSIARRKKWAKNAIEPVQLTKQKLLIEGTGKIGQQIAQLAEGFGLKIYGINTSGHSVSHFIKCYSQKEMIQVVSEMDIVVNILPLTKDTYHLYNDKMFHAMKKGVIFVNVGRGPSVNTVDLIHALDEKILSFAALDVFEDEPLEKDSPLWEMENVLITPHIAGLTPGITDQLFEIFLSNLKSYIQKKDLVINKINLTRGY, from the coding sequence ATTTCGTGGAATAAAAAAAAGTATTCAATTGCAAGAAGAAAAAAATGGGCAAAGAATGCTATTGAACCAGTACAACTTACCAAGCAAAAATTATTAATTGAAGGTACCGGAAAAATCGGTCAACAGATTGCTCAACTTGCTGAAGGATTTGGTTTAAAAATTTATGGTATCAATACATCTGGTCATTCAGTTTCACATTTTATAAAATGTTATTCTCAAAAAGAAATGATTCAGGTTGTTTCAGAAATGGATATTGTTGTAAATATATTGCCGTTGACAAAAGATACTTATCATTTATACAATGATAAAATGTTTCATGCCATGAAAAAAGGGGTGATTTTTGTTAATGTTGGTCGTGGTCCCTCTGTTAATACAGTAGATCTGATTCATGCACTAGATGAAAAAATTCTTTCATTTGCTGCATTGGATGTTTTTGAAGATGAACCTTTAGAAAAAGATAGTCCATTATGGGAAATGGAAAACGTACTTATCACACCACACATTGCTGGTTTGACACCTGGGATTACAGATCAATTATTTGAGATTTTTTTATCCAATTTAAAAAGTTATATTCAAAAAAAAGATTTGGTTATAAATAAAATTAATCTAACGCGTGGTTATTAA
- a CDS encoding D-isomer specific 2-hydroxyacid dehydrogenase, translated as MTQPIIYLTKPLDTKQIQKIQQFAENYLVIDASKNVPSFDEEDIEISLGWDEKLAERLLESSTSQLKWIQTISAGIDTFDIKKLANKGILLSNGGGLYDFSIAEYVIGVLLTKFRGIKKSIQLQEEKNGQRMLLNQYNLPSKNY; from the coding sequence ATGACACAACCTATTATTTATCTTACTAAGCCATTAGATACAAAACAAATTCAAAAAATACAACAATTCGCTGAAAATTACTTAGTGATTGATGCTTCAAAAAACGTGCCATCCTTTGATGAGGAAGATATTGAAATCAGTCTAGGTTGGGATGAAAAGTTAGCGGAACGACTACTAGAATCATCAACTAGCCAGTTAAAGTGGATTCAAACCATATCAGCTGGCATTGATACATTTGACATTAAAAAACTCGCTAATAAAGGTATTTTACTATCTAATGGTGGAGGTCTTTATGATTTTTCAATCGCTGAATATGTCATTGGTGTTTTACTTACTAAATTTCGTGGAATAAAAAAAAGTATTCAATTGCAAGAAGAAAAAAATGGGCAAAGAATGCTATTGAACCAGTACAACTTACCAAGCAAAAATTATTAA
- a CDS encoding glycoside hydrolase family 125 protein: MTYQKVPNSIKEFMKTITELCGKKHENWAINFNAAFANTLTTTIKKQTDNTTFLLTGDIPAMWLRDSTAQVRPYLVIAKEDEELATMICGLVQRQFMYISIDPYANAFNETANGAGHQGDHTTMNPWIWERKYEIDSLCYPVQLAYLLYKNTGLTKQFDDLFVAGIAKILDVFTIEQDHRNSTYFFERDTLRKEDTLENDGKGTPILPTGMIWSGFRPSDDACRYGYLIPSNMFAVVILGYIEQIFSTVLSNDTFVKKARKLKKEIQQGIETNGKTKNRQGESIFAYEVDGLGNASIMDDGNIPNLLSAPYLGYVHANDKIYQQTRKTILSHQNPYFYAGTFARGIGSSHTPENYIWPIALAMEGMTTTDKNEKASILDLLVKNDAGTHLMHEGFDVNNPNHYTREWFSWANMMFCEFVMDYFDIKIDK; this comes from the coding sequence ATGACATACCAAAAAGTACCCAATTCAATAAAAGAATTTATGAAAACGATTACCGAATTATGTGGTAAAAAACATGAGAATTGGGCAATCAATTTTAATGCTGCTTTTGCAAATACATTGACTACAACAATTAAAAAACAAACAGATAACACTACCTTTTTACTAACAGGAGATATTCCGGCAATGTGGTTAAGAGATTCAACTGCTCAAGTTCGTCCTTATTTGGTGATTGCCAAAGAAGATGAAGAATTAGCAACAATGATCTGTGGCTTGGTTCAACGACAATTTATGTATATTTCTATTGATCCTTATGCAAACGCATTTAACGAAACAGCAAATGGTGCTGGCCATCAAGGTGACCATACTACAATGAATCCATGGATTTGGGAAAGAAAATATGAAATCGATTCTTTATGTTATCCTGTTCAGTTGGCCTATTTACTTTATAAAAATACTGGTTTGACGAAACAATTTGATGATTTATTTGTAGCAGGAATAGCCAAAATTTTAGACGTATTTACGATTGAACAAGATCATCGAAATTCTACTTATTTTTTTGAACGAGACACTTTAAGAAAAGAAGATACACTAGAAAACGATGGAAAAGGCACTCCAATCTTACCAACGGGGATGATTTGGTCTGGTTTTCGTCCTAGTGATGATGCTTGTCGCTATGGCTATTTAATTCCTTCAAATATGTTTGCTGTAGTGATCCTAGGTTATATTGAACAAATTTTTTCAACTGTTCTTTCAAATGATACGTTTGTTAAAAAAGCTAGAAAATTAAAAAAAGAGATTCAACAAGGAATTGAAACCAATGGCAAAACTAAAAATAGACAAGGAGAAAGCATTTTTGCTTATGAGGTAGATGGTTTGGGAAATGCTTCAATTATGGATGATGGGAATATTCCTAATTTATTATCTGCTCCCTATCTAGGATATGTACATGCTAATGATAAGATATATCAACAAACACGAAAAACGATTCTTAGTCATCAAAATCCTTATTTTTATGCAGGAACTTTTGCTAGAGGGATTGGTAGTTCTCACACACCTGAAAATTATATTTGGCCAATTGCTTTAGCCATGGAAGGAATGACAACAACAGACAAAAATGAGAAAGCTTCAATTTTAGATCTATTGGTTAAAAATGATGCAGGCACTCATCTAATGCATGAAGGGTTTGATGTGAACAATCCAAATCATTATACAAGAGAGTGGTTCTCATGGGCTAATATGATGTTTTGTGAATTTGTAATGGATTATTTTGATATTAAAATTGATAAATAG
- a CDS encoding glycosyltransferase family 2 protein, with amino-acid sequence MLSIVVPCYNEEESIPLFFDEVEKVSNQLDQSVEYIFINDGSKDNTLTTLRELYKKNPLKVRYLSFSRNFGKEAGLYAGLKEAKGDLITVMDVDLQDPPELLPKMIKMLDENLELDCIGTRRVTRDGEPPIRSFFARLFYKLINRIGETEMVDGARDFRLMTRQMVDAILELKEYNRFSKGIFSWVGFNTQYLEYENRERVAGETSWSFWSLLSYSIDGIIDFSDAPLNIASYAGAFSCIGSTIAMLIIIFRTLINGDPTSGWPSMVCIFLFVGGIQLLCLGIIGKYIGKIFLETKRRPIYIVKETEQSKKNE; translated from the coding sequence ATGTTGTCAATTGTTGTCCCTTGTTATAACGAGGAAGAATCAATCCCATTATTTTTTGATGAGGTAGAAAAAGTTAGTAATCAACTTGATCAATCAGTAGAATATATATTCATCAATGATGGTTCAAAAGATAATACGCTTACAACTTTAAGAGAATTGTATAAAAAGAATCCACTAAAGGTAAGATATTTATCTTTTTCAAGAAATTTTGGTAAAGAAGCTGGGCTCTATGCTGGTTTAAAAGAAGCAAAAGGAGATCTTATCACTGTGATGGATGTAGATTTACAGGATCCTCCAGAATTACTGCCAAAAATGATCAAAATGCTCGATGAAAATTTAGAATTAGACTGTATAGGGACACGACGAGTAACTCGAGATGGAGAACCACCAATAAGAAGTTTTTTTGCTCGCCTATTTTATAAATTAATCAATCGAATTGGTGAAACAGAAATGGTAGATGGTGCACGTGATTTCCGTCTAATGACTCGCCAAATGGTTGATGCTATTCTGGAATTGAAGGAATATAACCGTTTTTCTAAAGGGATTTTCAGTTGGGTAGGTTTTAATACTCAATATTTAGAATATGAGAACCGAGAAAGAGTTGCTGGGGAAACCTCTTGGTCTTTTTGGAGTCTACTTAGTTATTCTATTGATGGTATTATTGATTTTTCGGATGCTCCCTTAAACATTGCCTCGTATGCTGGTGCCTTTTCATGTATCGGTTCAACTATTGCTATGTTAATTATCATTTTTCGAACTTTAATAAATGGAGATCCAACGAGTGGCTGGCCTTCAATGGTTTGTATTTTTCTATTTGTTGGTGGAATTCAATTGTTATGTTTAGGAATTATAGGAAAATATATTGGTAAAATATTCTTGGAAACTAAAAGACGTCCTATTTATATAGTTAAAGAAACAGAACAAAGTAAGAAAAATGAATGA
- the greA gene encoding transcription elongation factor GreA: MVEKVFPMTQEGKEKLEQELEELKTIKRKEIVERIKIARSFGDLSENSEYESAKDEQAFVEGRITTLENMIRFAQIIDNDGVDEDEISIGKTVVFTELPDGEEEEYTIVGSAEADPFSGKISNDSPIAQALIGKHLGEEVIIETPGGDMKVKVIRVS, from the coding sequence ATGGTAGAAAAAGTATTTCCAATGACGCAAGAAGGAAAAGAAAAATTAGAACAAGAATTAGAAGAATTAAAAACAATCAAAAGAAAAGAAATTGTTGAACGAATTAAAATTGCGCGTAGTTTTGGTGACCTTTCAGAAAATTCAGAATATGAATCTGCGAAAGATGAACAAGCATTTGTAGAAGGCCGAATTACTACTTTAGAAAATATGATTCGTTTTGCTCAAATTATAGATAATGATGGCGTGGATGAAGACGAAATTTCTATTGGGAAAACTGTTGTTTTTACTGAATTGCCTGATGGTGAAGAAGAAGAATATACAATTGTTGGAAGTGCAGAAGCTGATCCATTCTCAGGAAAAATTTCTAATGACTCACCTATTGCACAAGCTCTAATAGGAAAGCATTTAGGAGAAGAAGTTATTATTGAAACGCCTGGTGGCGATATGAAAGTCAAAGTTATAAGAGTCAGTTAA
- a CDS encoding helix-turn-helix transcriptional regulator, translating into MFSIGETTTNWKDIPKSYCKAKQILQYHKFYQPTKKNILSTDFEKNFDLSQEIINFNKILMLNDEKTIQKTLQNIFNKMQKTGAYPDDVRHIVFTLFMDIYRHLSYLGEQDYHKILDAINQSSSIDELYILLLETIQQVSKEKLTYVYSENIQKAIHIIHEEYKKDITLKSIAKQLHLNVMYLGQLFKKETKRSFSQYLNQYRMKKARQLLLYSNNTMNEIAFKIGYNNSTYFFHKFKKMNHLTPKEFREKYLYNNRILDHKINKNNKQ; encoded by the coding sequence TTGTTTAGTATAGGAGAGACGACAACCAATTGGAAAGACATACCAAAAAGTTATTGTAAAGCAAAACAAATATTGCAATATCATAAATTCTATCAACCAACAAAAAAAAATATACTATCCACTGACTTTGAAAAAAATTTTGATTTGTCGCAAGAGATCATCAATTTTAATAAAATTCTTATGCTAAATGATGAAAAAACGATTCAAAAAACCTTACAAAATATTTTTAATAAAATGCAAAAAACTGGTGCGTATCCAGATGATGTTCGGCATATCGTTTTTACATTATTTATGGATATATATCGTCACCTTAGCTATCTAGGGGAACAGGATTATCATAAAATCTTAGATGCAATTAATCAATCTAGCTCGATAGATGAATTGTATATACTTTTGCTTGAAACAATTCAACAAGTTTCAAAAGAAAAATTAACCTATGTATATTCAGAAAATATTCAAAAAGCAATTCATATTATCCATGAAGAATATAAAAAAGATATCACACTGAAATCAATTGCAAAACAATTGCATTTAAATGTAATGTATCTAGGACAATTATTCAAAAAGGAAACTAAAAGAAGTTTTTCTCAATATTTAAATCAATATCGAATGAAAAAAGCTCGACAATTACTTTTATACTCAAACAATACAATGAATGAAATTGCTTTTAAAATAGGTTATAACAATAGTACGTATTTTTTCCATAAGTTTAAGAAAATGAATCATTTAACACCAAAGGAATTTCGTGAAAAATATCTTTATAACAATCGAATACTTGATCATAAAATAAATAAAAATAACAAACAATGA